From Herbiconiux flava, one genomic window encodes:
- a CDS encoding response regulator, with translation MTPSPAPVTGRTALVVDDSADQGDLLRLHLERLGYEVVLVVTAEAAIESYRRLAPAVAIIDLMLPGIDGWQLVRTMKQEVPDCVLVVTSVLGLEEFPIVDGVLPKPFTAADVARTLALLFPAASATGETDHDGGQGR, from the coding sequence GTGACCCCCAGCCCTGCCCCGGTCACCGGACGCACCGCCCTCGTGGTCGACGATTCCGCCGACCAGGGTGACCTGCTCCGTCTGCACCTGGAGCGTCTCGGCTACGAGGTCGTCCTCGTCGTCACGGCCGAGGCCGCGATCGAGTCCTACCGCCGGCTGGCTCCCGCCGTGGCGATCATCGACCTCATGCTGCCCGGCATCGACGGCTGGCAGCTGGTGCGCACGATGAAGCAGGAGGTGCCCGACTGCGTGCTCGTGGTCACCTCGGTGCTGGGTCTCGAGGAGTTCCCGATCGTCGACGGCGTGCTGCCGAAGCCGTTCACCGCCGCCGACGTCGCGAGGACGCTCGCACTGCTCTTCCCGGCCGCATCCGCGACCGGCGAGACCGACCACGATGGGGGACAGGGACGATGA
- a CDS encoding response regulator, with translation MKVLIADDDADLRDLVSIAVEKAGYEVAAAVGDGLSAWEALKADEIDLAVLDISMPGLTGLELVERIRADDELREQHVLIITANAQPSTAEAVHLAGANGLITKPFQVRELVDFMRGVADRV, from the coding sequence ATGAAGGTTCTGATTGCCGACGACGACGCCGATCTGCGCGACCTGGTCTCGATAGCCGTCGAGAAGGCGGGCTACGAGGTCGCCGCCGCCGTCGGCGACGGTCTCTCCGCGTGGGAGGCCCTCAAGGCCGACGAGATCGACCTCGCCGTGCTCGACATCTCGATGCCGGGCCTGACCGGCCTCGAACTGGTGGAGCGCATCCGCGCCGACGACGAGCTGCGCGAGCAGCACGTGCTGATCATCACCGCGAACGCCCAGCCGAGCACCGCCGAGGCGGTTCACCTCGCGGGAGCGAACGGCCTGATCACGAAGCCGTTCCAGGTGCGCGAGCTGGTCGACTTCATGCGCGGCGTGGCCGACCGGGTCTGA
- a CDS encoding sensor histidine kinase yields MDGQRNPATVRVAASGVSGRRRGGSFGSWSPLLKQVAALVAFVLANLVLLSPVVVEVVPALVVAADLLVLAAAAFAFVLPRTRLSPGWELAVPVATFAAVALLRLGTDGQASPFGALMVIPLVWIASEPGLRSVIFAAAGVVATISLPFLLGVSVVVSPADAVRLVFTPVAFTIAAVLINQIARVVNRRLVQLEELNAERDRLVETLERANRAARKRELQAINANALLDGVWNDITGHAIIGTDGAGLVTVWNPGAASLLGYSAKEAIGRLNITELHRREELRDFEGLVGTARSGHRDVRDWTYLRKDGTGFPAQVSIAERLDEEGEPAGFVFVATDETDAKEIERLKDEFAGLISHELRTPLSSILGYVELLRSDDDEPLSRLQEKYLGVVDRNARRLLQLVGDLLFTAQVDSGGFRVQAVPTDLPGALRAALESARPVAQAAGVELRSEIPPGALVLGADPVRLGQAVDNILSNAVKFTPRGGSVTVALETGADEARIVVSDTGFGIAEHELHRLSERFFRAGTATKNAVQGVGLGLTITKAIVTAHGGRVDIASVLGEGTSITIALPRAGVGARGVSASASRT; encoded by the coding sequence ATGGACGGGCAGAGGAACCCGGCGACCGTCCGGGTGGCTGCGTCCGGCGTGTCCGGTCGCCGCCGGGGCGGCTCGTTCGGCTCGTGGTCGCCGCTGCTGAAGCAGGTCGCCGCGCTCGTGGCGTTCGTGCTGGCGAACCTCGTGCTGCTCTCGCCCGTCGTGGTGGAGGTCGTGCCGGCGCTCGTGGTCGCCGCCGACCTGCTCGTGCTGGCCGCCGCGGCGTTCGCCTTCGTGCTTCCGCGCACGCGTCTGTCGCCCGGCTGGGAGCTCGCGGTGCCCGTCGCGACGTTCGCCGCGGTCGCGCTGCTGCGTCTCGGCACCGACGGTCAGGCATCGCCGTTCGGGGCCCTGATGGTCATCCCGCTGGTCTGGATCGCGTCGGAGCCCGGCCTCCGCTCGGTGATCTTCGCCGCCGCGGGTGTGGTGGCGACCATCTCGTTGCCGTTCCTCCTCGGCGTGTCCGTGGTGGTCAGCCCGGCGGATGCCGTGCGCCTGGTCTTCACGCCCGTCGCCTTCACCATCGCGGCCGTGCTGATCAATCAGATCGCCCGGGTCGTGAACCGGCGACTCGTCCAGCTCGAGGAACTCAACGCCGAACGCGACCGGCTCGTCGAGACCCTCGAACGCGCCAACCGTGCGGCCCGCAAGCGCGAGCTGCAGGCCATCAACGCGAACGCCCTGCTCGACGGCGTCTGGAACGACATCACCGGGCACGCCATCATCGGGACCGACGGGGCCGGACTCGTCACCGTCTGGAACCCCGGGGCCGCGTCGCTGCTCGGGTACTCCGCGAAGGAGGCGATCGGGCGCCTGAACATCACCGAGCTGCACCGCCGCGAGGAGCTGCGCGACTTCGAGGGGCTCGTCGGCACGGCCCGGTCGGGTCACCGCGACGTGCGGGACTGGACCTATCTGCGGAAGGACGGCACCGGCTTCCCGGCCCAGGTCTCGATCGCCGAGCGGCTCGACGAGGAGGGGGAGCCGGCCGGTTTCGTCTTCGTCGCCACCGACGAGACCGACGCCAAGGAGATCGAGCGTCTGAAGGACGAGTTCGCCGGGCTCATCTCGCACGAGCTCCGCACGCCGCTCAGCTCGATCCTCGGCTACGTCGAGCTGCTGCGCTCCGACGACGACGAGCCGCTCAGCCGGCTGCAGGAGAAGTACCTCGGCGTGGTCGACCGCAACGCCCGCCGGCTGCTCCAGCTCGTGGGCGACCTGCTGTTCACGGCCCAGGTCGACTCGGGCGGCTTCCGGGTGCAGGCCGTGCCCACCGATCTGCCTGGTGCGCTGCGCGCGGCCCTCGAGAGCGCGCGGCCCGTGGCCCAGGCCGCCGGCGTCGAGCTGCGCTCGGAGATCCCGCCGGGAGCGCTCGTGCTAGGCGCCGATCCCGTGCGGCTCGGTCAGGCCGTCGACAACATCCTCTCCAACGCGGTGAAGTTCACGCCACGGGGCGGTTCGGTCACCGTGGCTCTGGAGACCGGCGCCGACGAGGCGCGGATCGTCGTCAGCGACACCGGGTTCGGCATCGCCGAGCACGAGCTGCACCGTCTCTCGGAGCGCTTCTTCCGGGCGGGCACCGCCACGAAGAACGCGGTGCAGGGCGTGGGGCTCGGGCTCACCATCACCAAGGCCATCGTGACCGCGCACGGCGGCCGCGTCGACATCGCGAGCGTGCTCGGCGAGGGCACGTCGATCACCATCGCGCTGCCGAGGGCGGGCGTCGGTGCGCGCGGCGTCAGTGCGAGTGCCTCCCGGACGTGA
- a CDS encoding helix-turn-helix domain-containing protein: protein MNSTGGAERSTRPLDDDAVAMGARIRSLRQDTGLTMVRLAEATGVSQPFLSLVERGHARPGLATLARLAEALGVPSGSLLARPAGSRVTAAGVDVVHVEAEGRASAGRPGELTVWQLAQLPGGLFATEIVGEAAVAGEPRFAEFAAHDEEEFLYLLGGALEVDLGDGTVHRLSAGGTLALGAGIRHRWRAAGPEGFRAVTVTSGRHSH, encoded by the coding sequence ATGAACAGCACGGGCGGGGCGGAGCGGTCGACGCGGCCGCTGGATGACGACGCCGTGGCGATGGGCGCGCGCATCCGGAGCCTGCGGCAGGACACCGGGCTGACGATGGTGCGCCTGGCCGAGGCCACCGGGGTGTCGCAGCCCTTCCTGAGCCTCGTCGAGCGCGGCCACGCCCGGCCGGGACTCGCCACGCTGGCCCGCCTCGCGGAGGCCCTCGGCGTGCCGTCGGGGTCGCTGCTCGCCCGCCCGGCCGGGAGCAGGGTCACGGCGGCCGGCGTCGACGTCGTGCACGTCGAGGCGGAGGGCCGCGCATCCGCCGGTCGTCCCGGAGAGCTCACCGTCTGGCAGCTCGCCCAGCTGCCGGGCGGGCTGTTCGCGACCGAGATCGTGGGTGAGGCGGCGGTCGCGGGCGAGCCCCGCTTCGCCGAGTTCGCCGCGCACGACGAGGAGGAGTTCCTCTACCTGCTCGGGGGCGCGCTCGAGGTGGACCTCGGCGACGGCACGGTGCATCGGCTCTCCGCCGGCGGCACGCTGGCCCTCGGCGCCGGCATCCGGCACCGCTGGCGGGCCGCGGGCCCGGAGGGGTTCCGGGCGGTGACCGTCACGTCCGGGAGGCACTCGCACTGA
- a CDS encoding NtaA/DmoA family FMN-dependent monooxygenase (This protein belongs to a clade of FMN-dependent monooxygenases, within a broader family of flavin-dependent oxidoreductases, the luciferase-like monooxygenase (LMM) family, some of whose members use coenzyme F420 rather than FMN.) has protein sequence MQPLLFGIFQYIGPNGTVGSAWQHPDDTSAEFTKLSHWTALAKKFEEARLDFLFLADSYGFPALEGQLIPASVREGRGIPHGDPMPLVSALAAVTEKLGFILTTSTTVEPPAANARRFATLDHFTDGRIGWNIVTGSSGATAAALMGNELIRHDLRYDMADDYVDVSLTLWESSWEDDALVLDKAAGVYADPEKVHLVHHEGPYFRTDGILNLPPSPQRTPLLVQAGASGRGREFAGRNAEAVFVGGGEPATVAANVTGIRESAVAEGRPADAVKILVGALFITAPTSEEAWAKHATMLAMSSDEGAAAIYAGNTGIDLLALDPDKPIAQTETEMGQSNLERYLGKDGKPAPLVRDILENFRRTGINGSVFVGSPDEVADQIEEFVAVTGVDGFLIQPHLTPETYDDLIELLLPVLRERGLARDEYAGDTLRERFFPEGGPHLPGTHRGHAFRAGR, from the coding sequence ATGCAGCCCCTCCTCTTCGGCATCTTCCAGTACATCGGCCCCAACGGCACCGTCGGTTCGGCGTGGCAGCACCCCGACGACACCTCGGCGGAGTTCACGAAGCTCTCCCACTGGACCGCGCTCGCGAAGAAGTTCGAGGAGGCGCGCCTGGACTTCCTGTTCCTGGCCGACAGCTACGGCTTCCCGGCCCTGGAGGGTCAGCTGATCCCGGCGTCGGTGCGCGAGGGCCGAGGCATCCCGCACGGCGACCCGATGCCACTCGTCTCCGCCCTCGCGGCCGTCACCGAGAAGCTCGGCTTCATCCTGACCACCTCGACGACGGTGGAGCCGCCGGCGGCCAACGCCCGCCGTTTCGCGACCCTCGACCACTTCACCGACGGCCGGATCGGCTGGAACATCGTCACCGGCTCCTCGGGTGCCACCGCCGCGGCCCTGATGGGCAACGAGCTGATCCGGCACGACCTCCGCTACGACATGGCCGACGACTACGTCGACGTCAGCCTCACCCTCTGGGAGAGCTCCTGGGAGGACGACGCGCTGGTGCTCGACAAGGCGGCGGGCGTCTACGCCGACCCGGAGAAGGTGCACCTCGTGCACCACGAGGGTCCGTACTTCCGCACCGACGGCATCCTGAACCTCCCGCCGTCGCCGCAGCGCACGCCGCTGCTCGTGCAGGCGGGGGCCTCCGGTCGCGGGCGCGAGTTCGCCGGCCGCAACGCCGAGGCGGTCTTCGTCGGCGGGGGAGAGCCCGCCACCGTCGCGGCGAACGTGACGGGCATCCGGGAGAGCGCCGTGGCTGAGGGCCGTCCGGCCGACGCCGTCAAGATCCTGGTCGGAGCCCTGTTCATCACGGCGCCGACGAGTGAGGAGGCCTGGGCCAAGCACGCCACGATGCTGGCGATGTCGAGCGACGAGGGGGCGGCCGCGATCTACGCCGGCAACACCGGCATCGACCTGCTGGCGCTCGATCCCGACAAGCCGATCGCCCAGACCGAGACCGAGATGGGGCAGTCGAACCTCGAGCGCTACCTCGGCAAGGACGGCAAGCCGGCGCCGCTCGTGCGCGACATCCTCGAGAACTTCCGGCGCACCGGCATCAACGGCAGCGTGTTCGTCGGCAGCCCCGACGAGGTCGCCGACCAGATCGAGGAGTTCGTCGCCGTGACCGGTGTCGACGGCTTCCTGATCCAGCCGCACCTCACGCCCGAGACCTACGACGACCTGATCGAGCTGCTGCTGCCGGTGCTGCGGGAGCGGGGGCTCGCCCGCGACGAATACGCCGGCGACACCCTGCGGGAGCGGTTCTTCCCCGAGGGCGGGCCGCACCTGCCCGGCACGCACCGGGGACACGCCTTCCGCGCGGGGCGCTGA
- a CDS encoding Dyp-type peroxidase, with translation MHDEAWDRTPIQPQSVDAPLSTSAIFLVVSIAEGDEAAERVRDVISDIGGLVRAVGFRDLNGHLSCNVGIGSDAWDRFGQDARPAQLRRFFEVRGPVHTAPSTPGDLLFHIRSERADLAFELERLLLGKLGDAVTVVDETTGFRYFDSRDLLGFVDGTENPTGAGMAHWSIVGEEDAAFAGGSYVVVQKYLHDLDAWHALPVELQERIIGRTKLDNVELEDEPGARKSHKGLATVVDANGVEHDILRDNMPFGRPGAGEFGTYFIGYARELWVIEQMLRQMYVGDPVGSYDRMLDVSTPVTGTTFFVPSNDVLEGLAP, from the coding sequence ATGCACGACGAAGCGTGGGACCGCACCCCCATCCAGCCGCAGAGCGTCGACGCGCCCCTGTCGACCTCGGCCATCTTCCTGGTGGTCTCGATCGCCGAGGGCGACGAGGCGGCCGAACGCGTGCGGGACGTGATCTCCGACATCGGCGGACTCGTGCGCGCCGTCGGCTTCCGCGACCTCAACGGGCACCTTTCCTGCAACGTCGGCATCGGCTCCGACGCCTGGGACCGCTTCGGTCAGGATGCCCGTCCCGCGCAGCTGCGGCGCTTCTTCGAGGTGCGCGGTCCGGTGCACACGGCCCCCTCGACCCCGGGCGACCTGCTCTTCCACATCCGCAGCGAGCGGGCCGACCTCGCCTTCGAGCTGGAACGCCTGCTGCTCGGCAAGCTCGGCGACGCCGTCACGGTCGTCGACGAGACCACCGGCTTCCGCTACTTCGACTCCCGCGACCTGCTCGGCTTCGTCGACGGCACCGAGAACCCCACGGGCGCCGGCATGGCCCACTGGTCGATCGTCGGCGAGGAGGACGCGGCCTTCGCCGGCGGCAGCTACGTCGTCGTGCAGAAGTACCTGCACGACCTCGACGCCTGGCACGCGCTGCCGGTCGAGCTGCAGGAGAGGATCATCGGGCGCACGAAGCTCGACAACGTCGAGCTGGAGGACGAGCCCGGAGCACGCAAGTCGCACAAGGGGCTCGCGACCGTGGTCGACGCGAACGGGGTGGAGCACGACATCCTGCGCGACAACATGCCGTTCGGGCGGCCGGGGGCCGGCGAGTTCGGCACCTACTTCATCGGCTACGCCCGCGAGCTCTGGGTGATCGAGCAGATGCTGCGCCAGATGTACGTGGGCGACCCCGTCGGCTCGTACGACCGGATGCTCGACGTCTCGACCCCGGTGACCGGCACCACCTTCTTCGTACCGTCAAACGACGTGCTCGAGGGCCTCGCGCCGTAG
- a CDS encoding PadR family transcriptional regulator: MRRIHHTPSFERSPHGHGPGSGFGPGFGPGGFGGGFGPGFGPRGGRGGRAQRGDVRAAILSLLAESPSNGYGLIKAIAEKTGGVWRPSPGSIYPTLQQLVDEELIVSTGDGRRTEFELSDSGRAYVAEHGEELERAWQATAGQSPADQEFQASAAKLLGVLHQFRTAATDEQRAQAVEKIDEARRALYLILAE, from the coding sequence ATGCGACGCATTCATCACACCCCCTCCTTCGAGCGCTCTCCCCACGGGCACGGCCCCGGCAGCGGTTTCGGTCCCGGCTTCGGCCCCGGCGGCTTCGGTGGCGGCTTCGGCCCCGGCTTCGGGCCGCGCGGCGGCCGCGGCGGCCGGGCCCAGCGCGGAGACGTGCGGGCGGCCATCCTGTCGCTGCTCGCCGAGTCGCCCTCGAACGGCTACGGCCTGATCAAGGCCATCGCCGAGAAGACCGGCGGAGTCTGGCGCCCCAGCCCCGGCTCCATCTACCCCACCCTGCAGCAGCTCGTCGACGAGGAGCTGATCGTCTCCACCGGAGACGGCCGGCGCACCGAGTTCGAGCTGAGCGACTCCGGGCGGGCCTACGTGGCCGAGCACGGCGAGGAGCTCGAGCGCGCCTGGCAGGCCACCGCCGGCCAGTCGCCCGCCGACCAGGAGTTCCAGGCCAGCGCCGCGAAGCTCCTCGGCGTGCTGCACCAGTTCCGCACGGCGGCCACCGACGAGCAGCGCGCTCAGGCCGTCGAGAAGATCGACGAGGCGCGCCGCGCCCTCTACCTCATCCTGGCCGAGTAG
- a CDS encoding helix-turn-helix transcriptional regulator translates to MQSSSLIGREGDLASLEAALSRAVAGDAATVLVGGEAGIGKTRLVTEFAARLPEGTVLVRGQCVDLDRDAPPYAPLIAALRALVATFGVDVVRESAGPGRDALAVLLPELATGEPAGSGGPDRLFDAVATALEALSRRHALIVVIEDLHWADQATLGLLRFLIRVLERAGLVLLLTYRSDELGRGHPLRPLIAELDRSRRVERLELARLSRRQVRRLSTELRGAPLDGAELDEVVQRTDGVPFFVEELLRGGLGPVESLPDTLRELLLARYELLADPTQRLLRLIAAGGVRVEHELLSAVAEVPAESLDEAAREAVQAGVLLVDETAYSFRHALVREAVHDELLPGERVRFHTRYAEALEQRSATPGADAAAVSYHWMAARDLRAAFTSSLAAMQQARQSFASAGAARLGERALELWERVPDAEQLAGRSRIELLAETAYALRDAGESERAGDLIDEAIAASSPERAEEYARLLRGKASFLANIGETGSIELLRRALDVLEGRPRSVLRANVLGELAARLMLAACFGDAVQTADAAFAEAEEVGSRPRMSVAANIRGIARVAAGDVDRGLADLELAGGLADGDDSAAIRHLINASDALSLLGRYEEAVQVAESGVEQARLRGVERTSGAMLLSNVAAPLFALGRTARADKVLDRALELDPPIGFSAHLQRLKLQSTLWSGDVQRADRLLRGWRTGLGLQRRIEVQSQLGLAAVAGEIALENRAVSEAWAEVRLLLEPGRRGFAAYDLPLAAIAARVLARARATGTALPDDPAEAERALRRVLAGASSWPTAAVHVAVAEAELGGPDGAGSEVALWERAAEPALHRAGAPAALRPYALLRFAEALAGEGGRAEARLRAEEARSSAAAIGLGLVVQRVSELERRMGLVRPSGRPAAGPAAGSPARGVEDDLTDRERQVLELLARGLSNRQIAETLFISAKTASVHVSNILRKTNTSTRTEAAFLARSFAGRRAI, encoded by the coding sequence ATGCAGTCCAGCTCGTTGATCGGCCGCGAGGGCGACCTCGCCTCGCTCGAGGCGGCCCTCAGCCGGGCCGTCGCGGGCGACGCCGCGACCGTGCTCGTGGGCGGAGAGGCCGGCATCGGCAAGACGCGGCTGGTGACCGAGTTCGCCGCCCGGCTGCCCGAGGGCACCGTGCTGGTGCGCGGCCAGTGCGTCGACCTCGATCGCGACGCACCGCCCTACGCGCCGCTGATCGCCGCGCTCCGTGCGCTGGTCGCGACCTTCGGCGTCGACGTCGTGCGCGAGTCGGCCGGCCCCGGGCGCGACGCCCTCGCGGTGCTGCTGCCCGAGCTCGCCACCGGGGAGCCGGCGGGCAGCGGAGGGCCCGATCGGCTCTTCGACGCGGTCGCCACCGCGCTCGAGGCCCTGTCGCGCCGGCACGCGCTGATCGTGGTGATCGAAGACCTGCACTGGGCCGACCAGGCCACGCTCGGGCTGCTGCGCTTCCTCATCCGCGTTCTCGAGCGCGCGGGGCTCGTGCTGCTGCTCACCTACCGCAGCGACGAGCTCGGCCGGGGGCACCCGCTCCGGCCCCTGATCGCCGAGCTCGACCGCAGCCGGCGGGTGGAGCGCCTCGAACTGGCCCGGCTCAGCCGCCGGCAGGTTCGCCGGCTGAGCACCGAGCTCCGCGGGGCACCCCTCGACGGGGCCGAGCTCGACGAGGTGGTGCAGCGCACCGACGGCGTGCCGTTCTTCGTCGAAGAGCTGCTGCGCGGTGGCCTCGGCCCGGTCGAGAGCCTGCCCGACACCCTGCGCGAGCTGCTGCTCGCCCGCTACGAACTGCTCGCCGACCCCACCCAGCGGCTGCTGCGCCTGATCGCCGCCGGGGGAGTGCGGGTCGAGCACGAGCTGCTGTCCGCCGTGGCCGAGGTTCCGGCCGAGAGCCTCGACGAGGCGGCCCGCGAGGCCGTGCAGGCCGGGGTGCTGCTCGTCGACGAGACGGCCTACTCCTTCCGGCACGCGCTCGTGCGCGAGGCCGTGCACGACGAGCTGCTGCCTGGTGAGCGCGTGCGCTTCCACACCCGCTACGCCGAGGCCCTCGAACAGCGCTCGGCCACCCCGGGCGCCGACGCGGCGGCGGTCTCCTACCACTGGATGGCGGCGCGAGACCTCCGCGCTGCCTTCACCTCCTCCCTCGCAGCCATGCAGCAGGCGCGGCAGAGCTTCGCCAGCGCCGGGGCGGCCCGGCTCGGGGAGCGAGCGCTCGAGCTCTGGGAGCGTGTGCCCGACGCCGAGCAGCTGGCCGGCCGCAGCCGCATCGAGCTGCTCGCCGAGACGGCGTACGCCCTCCGCGACGCGGGCGAGAGCGAGCGGGCAGGCGACCTGATCGACGAGGCGATCGCGGCCTCCTCGCCCGAGCGTGCCGAGGAGTACGCACGGCTGCTGCGCGGCAAGGCCTCCTTCCTCGCCAACATCGGCGAGACCGGGTCGATCGAGCTGCTGCGGCGGGCGCTTGACGTGCTCGAGGGGCGGCCGCGCAGCGTGCTGCGGGCGAACGTCCTCGGCGAGCTCGCCGCGCGGCTCATGCTGGCCGCCTGCTTCGGCGACGCCGTGCAGACCGCCGACGCGGCGTTCGCCGAGGCCGAGGAGGTCGGGTCCCGGCCGCGCATGTCGGTCGCGGCGAACATCCGGGGCATCGCCCGCGTCGCCGCCGGCGACGTCGACCGGGGGCTGGCCGATCTCGAGCTCGCCGGCGGTCTGGCCGACGGCGACGACTCGGCGGCCATCCGGCACCTGATCAACGCCTCCGACGCGCTGAGCCTGCTCGGCCGCTACGAGGAGGCCGTGCAGGTCGCCGAGAGCGGGGTCGAGCAGGCCAGACTGCGCGGGGTCGAGCGCACCTCCGGCGCCATGCTGCTCTCCAACGTCGCCGCGCCGCTGTTCGCACTCGGGCGCACGGCGCGGGCCGACAAGGTGCTCGACCGTGCGCTCGAGCTCGACCCGCCCATCGGCTTCAGCGCCCACCTGCAGCGCCTCAAGCTGCAGTCCACGCTCTGGTCGGGCGACGTGCAGCGTGCCGACCGCCTGCTGCGCGGCTGGCGAACCGGCCTCGGGCTGCAGCGGCGCATCGAGGTGCAGTCGCAGCTCGGGCTGGCGGCGGTCGCCGGAGAGATCGCCCTCGAGAACCGCGCGGTGTCCGAGGCCTGGGCCGAGGTGCGGCTCCTGCTCGAGCCCGGCCGGCGCGGCTTCGCCGCGTACGACCTGCCGCTCGCCGCCATCGCGGCCCGGGTGCTAGCCCGGGCCCGGGCGACGGGCACCGCGCTCCCCGACGATCCCGCCGAGGCCGAGCGGGCGCTCCGCCGGGTACTGGCGGGCGCTTCGTCGTGGCCGACCGCCGCGGTGCACGTCGCCGTCGCCGAGGCCGAGCTCGGCGGTCCCGACGGGGCGGGCTCCGAGGTCGCCCTGTGGGAACGCGCGGCCGAGCCCGCCCTGCACCGTGCCGGGGCGCCGGCCGCCCTGCGCCCCTACGCCCTGCTCCGCTTCGCCGAGGCACTGGCGGGGGAGGGCGGGCGGGCCGAGGCGCGCCTGCGGGCCGAAGAGGCCCGCTCGTCCGCCGCCGCCATTGGGCTCGGGCTCGTGGTGCAGCGCGTGTCGGAGCTCGAGCGGCGGATGGGGCTGGTCCGTCCGTCCGGCCGTCCGGCGGCCGGTCCGGCAGCCGGTTCGCCCGCCCGCGGTGTCGAAGACGATCTCACCGATCGCGAGCGGCAGGTGCTCGAGCTGCTCGCCCGGGGCCTCAGCAACCGCCAGATCGCCGAGACGCTGTTCATCAGCGCGAAGACCGCGAGCGTGCACGTGTCGAACATCCTGCGCAAGACGAACACCTCCACCCGCACCGAGGCGGCGTTCCTGGCGCGCTCCTTCGCGGGTCGCCGAGCGATCTAG
- a CDS encoding alpha/beta fold hydrolase, producing MAPSRSSSLREVYAPFELVLDPARVGLRRREVRTRVGPVVLHAGERRDDGPATVLLHGAAGSWTTWTPLLLAAAAEGCRPANLVVVDLPGWGDSPLPDRPLSNGRSALTADAYAGAVRDAVEALGYRSWNLVGHSMGGLIALQLATRDPARTESVVVVSPTGPSLMEAARHPLRWFGREPAFVGLLGVMTAFSRAGGTASLLLRGLDRMHVLRPVVAPLFARPAEIPPGVASALAREVRPEAFTIAARVAAGYDPARWAGITAPVRVLRGSRDAFSAEADDSRLDRLMPGSSVTVVGTAGHFAHIEAPFAVLDELGSSVCAGAGR from the coding sequence GTGGCACCATCGCGATCGTCGTCCCTCCGCGAGGTCTATGCACCCTTCGAGCTCGTCCTCGACCCCGCCCGGGTCGGGCTGCGGCGCCGGGAGGTGCGCACGCGGGTGGGTCCCGTGGTGCTGCACGCCGGTGAGCGTCGCGACGACGGCCCGGCCACCGTGCTGCTGCACGGTGCCGCGGGGTCGTGGACGACGTGGACCCCGCTGCTCCTCGCCGCAGCGGCCGAGGGCTGCCGCCCGGCGAACCTCGTCGTGGTCGACCTGCCGGGCTGGGGCGACTCGCCGCTGCCCGATCGGCCCCTGTCGAACGGCCGATCGGCGCTCACCGCCGACGCCTACGCCGGCGCGGTGCGGGATGCGGTGGAGGCCCTCGGCTACCGCTCCTGGAACCTCGTGGGCCACTCGATGGGCGGGCTGATCGCCCTGCAGCTCGCCACCCGCGATCCGGCCCGCACCGAGTCGGTCGTCGTGGTCTCCCCCACCGGTCCGTCGCTGATGGAGGCCGCGCGGCACCCGCTCCGCTGGTTCGGCCGGGAGCCCGCCTTCGTGGGGCTGCTCGGCGTGATGACCGCCTTCTCCCGCGCGGGCGGCACCGCCTCACTGCTGCTGCGAGGGCTCGACCGGATGCACGTGCTGCGCCCCGTGGTCGCGCCGCTGTTCGCCCGCCCCGCCGAGATCCCGCCCGGCGTCGCGTCGGCCCTGGCCCGCGAGGTCAGGCCGGAGGCGTTCACGATCGCCGCCCGGGTGGCGGCCGGCTACGACCCGGCCCGGTGGGCCGGCATCACGGCTCCGGTGCGCGTGCTGCGCGGCAGCCGGGACGCGTTCTCGGCCGAGGCCGACGACAGCCGCCTGGACCGGCTCATGCCCGGCTCGTCGGTGACGGTGGTCGGGACGGCCGGCCACTTCGCCCACATCGAGGCGCCGTTCGCGGTGCTCGACGAGCTCGGCTCGTCGGTCTGCGCGGGCGCGGGACGGTAG
- a CDS encoding Pr6Pr family membrane protein, whose protein sequence is MRRAAALVRLAVAVVAVVALVFDVEYTLGFSTFSTVNYFLYFTFQSNAVNVLVLAASGVAMLRPGRARRRGGVSAWAGSIRGIVTTYVIVSGIVFGTIVTQASSHQYRIEVPLSSQVLHFWIPAYLVLDWIVGIGRPRLLWRTVPISLGFPIVWGVFTLIRGSIVGWYPYFFLDPSQVSPPEFVFYAGIALALFAGITALLAWLSRLPSAPEWRSRWLRRRGR, encoded by the coding sequence GTGCGACGTGCTGCCGCCCTCGTCCGACTCGCGGTGGCGGTCGTCGCGGTGGTGGCCCTGGTCTTCGACGTCGAGTACACGCTGGGCTTCAGCACCTTCTCGACGGTGAACTACTTCCTCTACTTCACCTTCCAGAGCAACGCCGTGAACGTGCTGGTGCTGGCCGCGTCGGGCGTCGCGATGCTGCGGCCGGGGCGCGCACGCCGGCGCGGGGGCGTCTCGGCGTGGGCGGGGAGCATCCGGGGCATCGTCACGACCTACGTGATCGTCTCGGGCATCGTCTTCGGCACCATCGTCACGCAGGCGTCGAGCCACCAGTACCGCATCGAGGTGCCGCTCTCCAGCCAGGTGCTGCACTTCTGGATCCCGGCGTACCTCGTCCTCGACTGGATCGTCGGCATCGGCCGGCCGCGCCTGCTCTGGCGCACGGTGCCGATCTCGCTCGGGTTCCCGATCGTCTGGGGAGTCTTCACACTGATCCGAGGCTCGATCGTCGGCTGGTACCCGTACTTCTTCCTCGACCCGAGCCAGGTCAGCCCGCCCGAGTTCGTGTTCTACGCGGGCATCGCGCTCGCGCTGTTCGCCGGCATCACGGCGCTGCTCGCCTGGCTCAGCCGGCTGCCGTCGGCTCCGGAGTGGCGGTCGCGGTGGCTCCGGCGGCGGGGTCGATGA